GATAATTTTACCTCCAATTTTTAATTTAGTTGTGATTTTTAGATTATGGTAAATTTCGTTGGTCTGTTCATTTTTTGTATTGTACCCAAGGTTTTATGTATGAGTAGATAACATAATATCAATTACCCAAAAAGGTCAAAAAAATCCTCACTCCCTTTTATTGATTGGAATGAGGAAAATTTGATTTTATAAATACTGGAAAACACAAGTCTAAGACTTGATAAATACTAGGTGGTTCGTTCCTCATTATTTTTTCTATAACTTGAAGGAAAAAATAGAATTGTTAGAAGACAAAATAAAGAGTTTAGAAAAAATAATGGAAATGATGAATGGAAAGAAACCGTAAAGGTAGTTTTTTGCGTTAGATAAGATAAAAATGATTATTCACTTATAAATTTTAATAATTATGAATACTACACTAAAAAAACAGATTATTTTAGATTTGGATATTTTAGAAAGATATGGAATGTTGCATTTAGTTTCTCAATTTGTAGAACTTATGAAACATCAAAAACCTGCTTTTATTAACAATCCAATTAGACATTTTGCAGGAAGTATGCCTAAAGAAAATGCAGAAGAAATTGAAACTATTATCAATTCAGAATTTAATAATATAGAAGGCGAATGGTAAAGGATAGAATTGTTTTAGATACAAATGTAGTTTCTGCTATCCTAAAAGGAAATACTGAAATTGTAGATAAACTAGAAAATTATACGCCTTGCATACCTGTAATAGTATGTGGAGAGCTTTTATTTGGTGCAAATAATTCTGCTCGTGTTGCTCAAAATACAGAAATTATTACCAGTTTTATAAATGCTACTGAAGTTTTGGCTGTTACGTATGAAGTTGCAGAAAAATATGGTAAAGTGAGAAATCAACTCAAAAAGATAGGAAGACCCATTCCAGAAAATGATATTTGGATTGCAGCTATTTGTTTGACTTATGATTTGCCTTTAGCTACACTTGATAAACATTTTGGCTATGTAGAGGGAATAGACTTATTTTTGTAGAAATGAAATATTCAAGTTTTGATATAAAAAACTTGCCCGCTACTTTTTTTAATGGGAATAAGGAAAGTTTGAACTTATAAATACTGGAAGACACAAGTCTAAGCTCAACAGAAAAATATTTTTTCTTTTAGCTATTTTTTTTTATCCATTTTATCATTTAGTAATTTGATTAAATCACTTTTTCTTCTACTGATTAATACTATTTTATTTGACCTTCCATTTTTTTTAAATTCTATATTAATCTTTTTTCCATCACTTTCAACTAACTTTAAAGATTTAATTGGTATTAAATGAAGTAAACCAAATTGTTGAGCAATACCTGCCATAAAAGTATTTGTTTTCAACCATAACTGATTTTTTGTAACTCTAATTTGTAAAACATTTACTGCTCCTCCCATTTCAGTTTTACCAGATGCCCAATTTTCTATATACTCAAATTCAGATTCATCTAATTTTGGGAATTTTTTTAATGATTCTCGCCCATTAATTAGAAATATTGTACTTATACTTATTACACCAACAAACCATACTGCGAGAAAAATGTATTCGGGTTGCATATTTATTTTCTATTTATAAGTAAGTTTCGTTTATCCAACTCTAATAATTTTATTAAAATCTTGGTAATATAGCTTTCTATACGTTTTTTGAAAGGAAATAGTTTTTTTTGACTAAAATACAAAATGTATGTCCAACTTGATTATTGATTATACAAAAACTCCTCACTCTCTTTTGACAAGAATAAGAAGTTTTGAGATGAAAGCTAAAATAATGACTAGCTACATAAGTCTAAGCCCAAAAGAGGAAATTAGTTTACTCGGTTTGTGATATGGGAGCAGTATTTACTTCGATTGAATCACAAAAGTGATTAAAATGTTCACATTTATCACTTTCATACAAAATATTGAAATTTTCTTTGGATATTATCCCCATAAACTTATTTACTTCTCCTTTCTTTTTATCATAACTATTACCTATTAATTTCATTATTTCATCTAAAAGAGATGCAGGATGGAAAACTTGTTTTTCAGGATCTATATTTTGTAAATTTATATTCAATTTTGTTTCAATCATTTCATTAGTCAATGTATCACTAATTTTTAAGAAAACGTTCTCAATTGCTAAAACCCAAGTTTCTAACTCCATAATAGCAAAATGAAACTCTATATTCTTTGGGCTATTTGCTCTATTCTTTATGGTGTCTAAGTGCATATCAATAAACTTTTGATTTATTTCTTCTGCTATAGTGTTAGCCTTATTAGCTTCTCTGTAATCTTTTGAATACATATCTCTCAAACCAACAATCTTATCGAAAGATTGGTTAGCACTAAAAAGATACTTCTCCCTTTTTAAAATACTTGGTAATACTTTTACATCATTTCCAATATTAAGTATTTGATAATAAAATTTTGCACTTGGATCCTTATAAGAATAATCAGTAGGATTTAAGTCTCTGTCATTAAAGAGAGAGTAACATTCAATCCAAATGTCTTGCCATTCGTAACATTTCAAAAGCAATTCACGAGTAAAAATAAGCTCTGTTTGCCCTTCAACAAATATTGCTATTTTTCTCACTCTTGTATTGATTTAATATAATTAGAAGAAAAGAAATCAAAATTAGATAACCCTGTAAATCTAAACTCTTCGAATAGCTTAGGATTTGATTGAATATTTATACCATGAACCTTCTTACCTTCTCTGAAAAGAACATTCAAATACTTTAAATCTATAACTTCCATTAAGAAGTTATCATTTGAGGTTGCAATTAGCTGAATGTCACCATCTAATGCTGTTTTAAATAGTAACTTACCTAGTTTTGTGGCACGCTCATAGTCAAGTCCTTCGCATAAATCATCAATAATTATTGTCGCAGGCTTCTTACGACTTGTAAGATACTGTACATAAACAATTAACGCCAGTGTTCTAAACATTCCTTGAGAAAGTTGAAAGTGTGGAATGCTTTTCTTTAGATTTTTTTCTTTTACAAGCATAATTGTTGTAGCTCCATTACCTTGGATAGATATATTGCTAATATTATATCCTAAGCCATTAAAATCAAGAATAATTTTATCTTTATCAGATGTTTTTAAGGACTTAAAAAGTGTAGGTATATCTTCAACTGTAGTTAATAGGTCATACTCTTGCTGATTGAGTAATGAATATGGACTAATGTTACCAAACTTAAATCCGTAAGATTGTTCAGCCCAGTTTGCTACATCTTCTAAAAACGGATACGCTTTAACATCTCTATTAGTATGAAGAGCTAGTTTATTATCAGGAGGATAAACATAATCGTAGATACCAGTATTATAATTTTTTATTTTTGTTCTACCATCATTATGATGTCTGCTCCTAGATAAAACTAATCTACCATCAACTATCATTTTCTCAAAAGTTACACCTTCATTTTTATGTTTATAACTTGTACTGAATTTATACTCTATTTCTTCTCCTTTATAGTTCTCAAATAAAATATCCCAAAGTCCTCCCCAGTTAAGACTTCTCTTTTGAGTAATCATTTTTACTAATAAATCAATAGTCTGCAGAGTTCTGGTTTTACCTGTAGAATTTTTTCCTACTATTAAATTTATTCTATTCAATTGTAGCTCATCCAACTCCCAGTTTGGATCAGTATATGTTATTTTTTTTATTCTCATTTTTTTTATTTTACAGACAATTAAGTCTCTGTTTTAAAAAACTCTTTCCCTTTATGTCTATGAGTTTCCTGTTTTTTTCAGAAACATGTTTGTAATCTAAGAAAATAATATAAGATTACAAAAACTCCCCCGTATAATTCCCTTCCAAACCAGAAAGCTGTTTCGGTGTTCCTTCAAAACAAAGATGTCCACCATTTTTTCCTCCTTCTTTTCCTAAATCAATGACCCAATCGGCTGCACGAATAACCTCTACATTGTGTTCGATGACAAGTGCCGTATGTCCGTGTTCGATGAGTGCGTTGATAGATTTTAGGAGCTTCGAAATGTCGTGGAAATGCAAACCTGTTGTAGGTTCATCAAAAATAAATAAAATATGTTCTCGGTTGGCTCTATCACTAGCACTTTTGGTAAGAAAAGCAGCTAATTTTACACGCTGCGCCTCTCCACCTGAAAGCGTATTGGAAGACTGCCCCAACTGAATATAACCCAAACCGACATCTTGCAAAGGTTGCAAACGTGCCATAATCGGTTTGGAATCTTTGAAGGTAATCAAAGCCTCATCAACTGTCATATCCAACACATCAGCAATATTTTTTCCACCAAATTCTACTTCCAACACTTCCGTCTGAAAACGTTTTCCTTTGCATGACTCACACGTCAAATAAATATCAGCCATAAACTGCATTTCTATTTTTATTTTTCCTTCGCCTTGACAGGTTTCGCAGCGTCCACCTTCCACATTAAACGAAAAATAAGCAGGCGTAAAACCTCGCTGTTTTGAAATAGGTTGGTCTGCAAAAAGCGCACGAATGTAGTCATACGCCTTCACATACGTAACTGGATTAGAACGAGAAGATTTACCAATCGGATTTTGGTCGACCATTTCTACGCTCGTTACTTTCTTCAAATTTCCGTCTAATTTATCCATTTTTCCACTCTCATCATTGTGGTTTCCCAAATGTTTGGCAAGAGCAGGATATAAAAGCTGACGCACCAAAGTAGATTTTCCAGAACCCGAAACACCTGTAACTGTCGTCAAAACCCCCAAAGGAAATTTGACCGAAATATTCTTTAAATTATGCTCTCTTGCGCCTACTACTTCAATATATTCATTCCATTTTCTTGGCGTTTGAGGAACAATTACTTGCATTTCATCACGCAAATATTTTGCTGTATAGCTTTCCGAATCCTTTTCCAATTCTTCTAAAGTTCCTTGGAAAATAAGATTTCCTCCATGCGCTCCTGCATCAGGTCCAATATCGATAATTTGGTCAGCAGCTCGCATAATTTCCTCTTCGTGTTCGACTACAATAACTGTATTTCCCAAATCACGCAGTTTTTTTAATACTTTTATCAAGTTTTGTGTATCTCTTGGGTGAAGTCCAATACTTGGCTCATCCAAAATATACATCGAACCCACCAAAGCAGAACCCAACGAAGTAGCTAGTTTGATGCGTTGAAATTCTCCACCTGAAAGCGTTGCTGTTTTTCTATTTAAGGTCAGATA
This is a stretch of genomic DNA from Bernardetia sp. MNP-M8. It encodes these proteins:
- a CDS encoding ATP-binding protein, whose product is MRIKKITYTDPNWELDELQLNRINLIVGKNSTGKTRTLQTIDLLVKMITQKRSLNWGGLWDILFENYKGEEIEYKFSTSYKHKNEGVTFEKMIVDGRLVLSRSRHHNDGRTKIKNYNTGIYDYVYPPDNKLALHTNRDVKAYPFLEDVANWAEQSYGFKFGNISPYSLLNQQEYDLLTTVEDIPTLFKSLKTSDKDKIILDFNGLGYNISNISIQGNGATTIMLVKEKNLKKSIPHFQLSQGMFRTLALIVYVQYLTSRKKPATIIIDDLCEGLDYERATKLGKLLFKTALDGDIQLIATSNDNFLMEVIDLKYLNVLFREGKKVHGINIQSNPKLFEEFRFTGLSNFDFFSSNYIKSIQE
- a CDS encoding type II toxin-antitoxin system VapC family toxin, with the translated sequence MVKDRIVLDTNVVSAILKGNTEIVDKLENYTPCIPVIVCGELLFGANNSARVAQNTEIITSFINATEVLAVTYEVAEKYGKVRNQLKKIGRPIPENDIWIAAICLTYDLPLATLDKHFGYVEGIDLFL